The Gopherus flavomarginatus isolate rGopFla2 chromosome 25, rGopFla2.mat.asm, whole genome shotgun sequence genome has a segment encoding these proteins:
- the THRA gene encoding thyroid hormone receptor alpha isoform X2, with protein sequence MEQKLSTLDCLSEPEETRWLDGKRKRKSSQCSVKSSMSGYIPSYLDKDEQCVVCGDKATGYHYRCITCEGCKGFFRRTIQKNLHPTYSCKYDGSCVIDKITRNQCQLCRFKKCIAVGMAMDLVLDDSKRVAKRKLIEENRERRRKEEMIKTLQHRPEPSAEEWELIHVVTEAHRSTNAQGSHWKQKRKFLPEDIGQSPMASMPDGDKVDLEAFSEFTKIITPAITRVVDFAKKLPMFSELPCEDQIILLKGCCMEIMSLRAAVRYDPESETLTLSGEMAVKREQLKNGGLGVVSDAIFDLGKSLSAFNLDDTEVALLQAVLLMSSDRTGLLRVEKIEKCQETYLLAFEHYINYRKHNIPHFWPKLLMKVTDLRMIGACHASRFLHMKVECPTELFPPLFLEVFEDQEV encoded by the exons ATGGAACAGAAGCTCAGCACCCTGGACTGCCTGTCGGAGCCAGAGGAAACCCG GTGGCTGGATGGGAAACGCAAAAGAAAGAGCAGCCAATGTTCGGTGAAGAGCAGCATGTCAG GGTACATCCCTAGTTACCTGGACAAAGATGAACAATGTGTCGTGTGCGGTGACAAGGCGACCGGGTACCACTACCGCTGCATCACCTGCGAGGGCTGCAAG GGTTTTTTCCGACGGACCATCCAGAAGAACCTGCACCCGACCTACTCCTGCAAGTACGATGGCAGCTGTGTCATCGACAAGATCACCCGCAACCAGTGCCAGCTCTGCCGCTTCAAGAAATGCATCGCCGTGGGCATGGCCATGGACT tGGTGCTGGATGACTCCAAGCGGGTAGCCAAGCGGAAGCTGATCGAGGAGAACCGGGAGCGGCGGCGCAAGGAGGAGATGATCAAGACCCTGCAGCACCGCCCGGAGCCCAGCGCCGAGGAGTGGGAGCTGATCCACGTGGTGACGGAGGCGCATCGCAGCACCAACGCCCAGGGCAGCCACTGGAAACAGAAGCGGAAATTCCTG CCCGAGGACATTGGCCAATCACCCATGGCCTCCATGCCCGACGGGGACAAGGTCGACCTGGAGGCGTTCAGCGAGTTTACAAAAATCATTACCCCGGCCATCACCCGCGTGGTGGACTTTGCCAAAAAACTGCCCATGTTTTCAGAG CTGCCTTGCGAGGACCAGATCATCCTGCTGAAGGGCTGCTGCATGGAGATCATGTCGCTGCGGGCGGCCGTGCGCTATGACCCCGAGAGCGAGACGCTGACGCTGAGCGGCGAGATGGCTGTCAAGCGGGAGCAGCTGAAGAACGGCGGGCTGGGCGTGGTGTCCGACGCCATCTTCGACCTGGGCAAGTCGCTCTCCGCCTTCAACCTGGACGACACGGAGGTTGCGCTGCTCCAAGCCGTGCTGCTCATGTCCTCAG ACCGCACCGGGCTGTTGCGGGTGGAGAAGATCGAGAAGTGCCAGGAGACCTACCTGCTGGCGTTCGAACACTACATCAACTATCGCAAACACAACATTCCCCACTTCTGGCCCAAGCTGCTGATGAAGGTGACCGACCTGCGCATGATCGGCGCCTGCCACGCCAGCCGCTTCCTGCACATGAAGGTGGAGTGCCCCACCGAGCTCTTCCCACCCCTCTTCCTCGAGGTCTTCGAGGATCAGGAAGTctag
- the THRA gene encoding thyroid hormone receptor alpha isoform X1: MGTGGATCLSGELPSGGGVAAATNRVLFSLCCRWLDGKRKRKSSQCSVKSSMSGYIPSYLDKDEQCVVCGDKATGYHYRCITCEGCKGFFRRTIQKNLHPTYSCKYDGSCVIDKITRNQCQLCRFKKCIAVGMAMDLVLDDSKRVAKRKLIEENRERRRKEEMIKTLQHRPEPSAEEWELIHVVTEAHRSTNAQGSHWKQKRKFLPEDIGQSPMASMPDGDKVDLEAFSEFTKIITPAITRVVDFAKKLPMFSELPCEDQIILLKGCCMEIMSLRAAVRYDPESETLTLSGEMAVKREQLKNGGLGVVSDAIFDLGKSLSAFNLDDTEVALLQAVLLMSSDRTGLLRVEKIEKCQETYLLAFEHYINYRKHNIPHFWPKLLMKVTDLRMIGACHASRFLHMKVECPTELFPPLFLEVFEDQEV; the protein is encoded by the exons ATGGGGACAGGAGGGGCGACCTGCCTGTCGGGGGAGCTCCCGTCGGGGGGAGGCGTCGCTGCAGCCACTAACCGGGTCTTGTTCTCGCTCTGCTGCAGGTGGCTGGATGGGAAACGCAAAAGAAAGAGCAGCCAATGTTCGGTGAAGAGCAGCATGTCAG GGTACATCCCTAGTTACCTGGACAAAGATGAACAATGTGTCGTGTGCGGTGACAAGGCGACCGGGTACCACTACCGCTGCATCACCTGCGAGGGCTGCAAG GGTTTTTTCCGACGGACCATCCAGAAGAACCTGCACCCGACCTACTCCTGCAAGTACGATGGCAGCTGTGTCATCGACAAGATCACCCGCAACCAGTGCCAGCTCTGCCGCTTCAAGAAATGCATCGCCGTGGGCATGGCCATGGACT tGGTGCTGGATGACTCCAAGCGGGTAGCCAAGCGGAAGCTGATCGAGGAGAACCGGGAGCGGCGGCGCAAGGAGGAGATGATCAAGACCCTGCAGCACCGCCCGGAGCCCAGCGCCGAGGAGTGGGAGCTGATCCACGTGGTGACGGAGGCGCATCGCAGCACCAACGCCCAGGGCAGCCACTGGAAACAGAAGCGGAAATTCCTG CCCGAGGACATTGGCCAATCACCCATGGCCTCCATGCCCGACGGGGACAAGGTCGACCTGGAGGCGTTCAGCGAGTTTACAAAAATCATTACCCCGGCCATCACCCGCGTGGTGGACTTTGCCAAAAAACTGCCCATGTTTTCAGAG CTGCCTTGCGAGGACCAGATCATCCTGCTGAAGGGCTGCTGCATGGAGATCATGTCGCTGCGGGCGGCCGTGCGCTATGACCCCGAGAGCGAGACGCTGACGCTGAGCGGCGAGATGGCTGTCAAGCGGGAGCAGCTGAAGAACGGCGGGCTGGGCGTGGTGTCCGACGCCATCTTCGACCTGGGCAAGTCGCTCTCCGCCTTCAACCTGGACGACACGGAGGTTGCGCTGCTCCAAGCCGTGCTGCTCATGTCCTCAG ACCGCACCGGGCTGTTGCGGGTGGAGAAGATCGAGAAGTGCCAGGAGACCTACCTGCTGGCGTTCGAACACTACATCAACTATCGCAAACACAACATTCCCCACTTCTGGCCCAAGCTGCTGATGAAGGTGACCGACCTGCGCATGATCGGCGCCTGCCACGCCAGCCGCTTCCTGCACATGAAGGTGGAGTGCCCCACCGAGCTCTTCCCACCCCTCTTCCTCGAGGTCTTCGAGGATCAGGAAGTctag